A part of Caretta caretta isolate rCarCar2 chromosome 1, rCarCar1.hap1, whole genome shotgun sequence genomic DNA contains:
- the PRSS23 gene encoding serine protease 23, with protein sequence MAGVPTLILFLCTVKDVLPSNSRWKPTWPSYKVPVILPQSTLNLDKPQFDAETKLEVVSSCGLECHKRSPLPTYEEVKDYLSYETLYANGSLVETEVGIYIISRGGDGSQSRSRTKRQIYGYDSRFSIFGKDFLLNYPFSTSVKLSTGCTGTLVAEKHVLTAAHCIHDGKSYVKGAQKLRVGFLRAKVKDGSKGANITSSTMPEKMKFQWIRVKRTHVPKGWIKGNANDIGMDYDYALLELKKPHKRKFMKIGVSPPARQLPGGRIHFSGYDNDRPGNLVYRFCDVKDETFDLLYQQCDAQPGASGSGVYVRMWKRQHQKWERKIIGIFSGHQWVDMNGSPQDFNVAVRITPLKYAQICYWIKGNYLDCRDG encoded by the coding sequence ATGGCAGGTGTGCCAACTTTGATCCTCTTCCTGTGCACTGTTAAGGATGTTCTACCATCCAATTCCCGCTGGAAACCAACCTGGCCATCTTACAAAGTGCCAGTAATCCTGCCACAATCTACCCTTAATCTAGACAAACCACAATTTGATGCAGAAACCAAACTGGAGGTGGTATCCTCTTGTGGCCTAGAGTGCCACAAGCGCTCCCCGCTGCCGACGTATGAAGAAGTGAAGGACTACCTGTCCTATGAGACCTTGTATGCCAATGGTAGTCTTGTTGAAACTGAAGTAGGCATTTACATTATCAGCCGTGGTGGTGATGGGTCACAAAGCAGATCTCGAACAAAGAGGCAGATTTATGGCTACGACAGCAGGTTTAGCATTTTTGGCAAGGACTTCTTGTTGAATTACCCTTTCTCCACTTCGGTGAAGTTGTCCACAGGTTGTACAGGGACGCTGGTGGCAGAAAAGCATGTCCTTACCGCAGCTCACTGCATTCACGATGGCAAAAGTTACGTCAAAGGAGCCCAGAAACTGAGGGTGGGCTTCCTGAGGGCTAAAGTGAAAGATGGTAGCAAAGGGGCTAATATCACGAGCTCAACAATGCCTGAAAAAATGAAATTCCAGTGGATCCGGGTGAAACGGACACACGTCCCTAAAGGATGGATCAAAGGAAATGCCAATGATATCGGCATGGATTATGACTATGCCCTGTTGGAGCTCAAGAAGCCGCACAAAAGAAAATTTATGAAGATAGGTGTGAGCCCACCAGCTAGACAGTTGCCTGGAGGGAGGATTCACTTCTCTGGCTATGACAATGATCGTCCGGGAAATCTGGTTTACCGTTTCTGTGATGTCAAAGATGAAACGTTTGACCTCTTATATCAGCAGTGCGATGCCCAGCCAGGGGCGAGCGGCTCTGGGGTGTATGTGAGGATGTGGAAGAGACAGCATCAGAAGTGGGAGCGTAAAATTATTGGGATATTTTCAGGGCATCAGTGGGTGGACATGAATGGTTCCCCACAGGATTTCAATGTGGCTGTTCGCATTACACCCCTCAAATATGCACAGATCTGTTACTGGATCAAAGGCAACTATCTTGACTGTAGGGATGGATAA